The genomic DNA GGATTATAGGGATTGGACTGATGGGTATTTTGTGGAAGTTGGGATGTTGATTGGGGGGTCTTGGTTGAAATGGTGGATTCAGGTTGCTTCTGCTATGTCGAATTTAGGGTTGTTTGAAGCTAAAATGAGTAGTGATGCTTTTCAACTTCTTGGTATGAGTGAAATTGGGATGCTTCCTTCTGTATTTGCTTCAAGGTGCGTGTTCATTACTACTTAATTGTTCGACCTTTATATATATGTAACGTTTAAGCTAAAATGCCTTTCAAAgttcagattttgaatctttatagttTATGTTGACTGTAGTTTAAAGGTTACTTGTAAATTGTTTGATTTCAAATCGTTTTGTCTTGATATATAATGTGATGATATCTATGGCCTGTTGTCGTTAAAGTTTAAATTTTGAATCTTTATTGTTTCATCTTGACTATCTTGACTGTAGTTCAGGAATGTTGTTCATTTTTTACTTAATTGTTCGATTCTTTGTCATTTTGGCATGAAAGATAACGTTATATCCGTAGCGCGTTAAGCTAAAACGTTTTTTATAGTTCAAATTTATAGTTTCATCTTGACTGTAATTCAAGATTTCTTGTTCCTTACtaccaaattgtttgtttttataTCAATTTGGCATGATATATAACTCGATATCTGTTGCCCTTTAAACTAAAACGTCTTTCAAAGTTcaaattttgaatctttatagttTTATCTTGACTGTAGCTCAAAATTACTTGTTCATTACCAATtaattagggtaaattactttttgagtccctgtgttttagtggttttaactagtagagtccaaaagcaaaaagtttaacgacctgagtccctataagcattttcattaaccatttgagtccttttgagtccaaattttaaccttttgagtccaattttttggactcaaatcgttataaaatgaacaaaattggattcaaaacgttataaaatatatggctagggactcagggcgttaaactttttgattttggactcaagtggttaaaaccactaaaacacatggattcaaaaagtaatttactcaattaattatttaattttatatcAGTTTGACATGATATATAATATGATATCCATACCCTGTTAAGCTACATTGTTTTCCAAAGTTCATTAATTTTATATCAGTTTGACAtgatatataattatttaattttaaactaATGTGGTATCCATAGCTCATTAATCGAATCTTTATAGTTTTATATTGAATGTAGACATGTAGCTCAAGTTTTCTTGTTCATTACTACCAACTGTTTGACTTTATATCATTTTTGGCATGATACATGCAGACACGATATCTACATCCCTTTAAGCTAAAACCGTCTTTCAAAGTCAAATTTTGAATCCTTACAGTTTTATCTCGAATTTACTTCAAGATTTCCTGTTTTGTGGTGTTGAAACGTCTAATTTTCGTAGGTCAAAGTTTGGGACACCGACAATCAGCATATTATGCTCAGCAACCAGTGTGATCTTTCTATCATGGATGAGTTTCCAAGAAATCTTGGAACTTCTCAACTTCTTATACGCAATTGGAATGCTGTTTGAATTCGCGGCGTTTATAAAACTGAGACTAAAGAAACCCGATCTCCACAGGCCGTATAAAGTTCCTCTCAAAACATTCAGCGCGACATTGCTGTGTGTACCTCCCGCTTTTCTACTCGTTCTCGTTATGTGTTTGGCATCCGCAAGAACGTTTCTACTTTCTAGTGACCGGTGTAGTTCTTTTTGTCGGGTGCATATTGTACCCAGCCCTCATCCACATGAAAATTAAGAAGTGGGCCCACTTTATATCCGATGACGATGATGTAAATTCTACTGATTGTGATGTTGAAGACCATGAAAGCTTGAATATGTTGCTGCTTATCTTCTCACTGCTGTCAAGAACAACAATGGAACTGGTATTCTGCTGTTGTCTGATATTTTTGGATTCGAACTCGTGTACCAGAGATTTTGCTTATCGGATTGCCTCAATGGCTATAAGTAAGTTGATTTTCTAGTTCATTTATGTTATTAGATAGTGTATACTAGTTAGTGTTTGTTACATAGATAAGATCTATTGCATTTTCCGCGAACATGTTAGTTGTAATTAGAATAAGTTAGGCTTCTATGCGAATTGAACAAACACGAACAGGGCATGTTCATGTTCGTGTTCGCTCGTTTAACTTTAACTGAACAAACGATGTATAGATGTATTTACGTCACGCTTAGTAAAAATGATATATGTCTAAATAATAATCACTgtttttttgttttcatttataTGTTTTGAAGATTATATATGATATATACAAAACTATTTCTAGCCAATATATCATGATGGAACATGGAAGATATCGTTTAAGTGTCTAAGGAGGTGTTTGGATGTGTGATTTGAAAGTGATTTGTGGTTATGATAAAATAAAGAACAGAGACATCAGTTCTGTTGTAGGTGACTAACTGGCATGAAACTGATTATTTGACCTCTAGATAATGAGAAATATGTCTGTAAACGAACTGAGGCTTTAACTTTGACCAAAAAAGAACATATAATCAAACAACGTTTTGTGTTCAAGTTCGTTCATCAAGAAAATGGGCATGTTTGTTTTCGTTCGTTTAAACTAAACGAACAGTTGGTTAATAGGGATGATGATTTTTCGCTCAAGGCTATTGATTTTGGACTCTCGGTTTTCTTCAAAGTTCAAGCCAGGTAATTTATAATTCTAATTACAGTTATTATCTTTCGTCGGTTAATGTGGTACTGAATCGAAGGTTATTGAATTATTTCAGGTCAAATCTTCACGGATGTGGTGGGAAGCCCGTATTGTGTTGCTCCGGATGTTCTTTTGAAGCCTTATGGTCCAGAAACGGATGTGTGGACCGCAGGAGTGATACTTTACATATTACTCAGTGGTGTGCCCCCGTTTTGGGCTGGTATGTGCCGAACGTATTCTTCGTATTGTGAATTTATAATCAGGAAATGCTTAATTTCTTGCTTAAAAGTTTGTACTTTTTTAATTGTAGAAACACAACAGGGGATATTTGATGCGGTTTTGAAGGGATACATAGTCTTTGAGTCGGACCCGTGGCCTCTTATATATGACAGTGCAAAGGATCTTATTAGGAAGATGTTATGCTCTCGACCTTCAGACCGCCTAACTGCTCATGAAGTTCTATGTATGTTGTGACTTGGTTATATATTGTTAGAATACCTTGCGTTTTTGTTGTCATTAAAACGTTATCTGAATGATACAGGCCATCCTTGGATTTGTGAAAATGGTGTTGCTCCTGATAGAGCACTGGATCCAGCCGTTCTTTCTCGTTTGAAGCAGTTCTCTGCAATGAACAAGTTAAAGAAAATGGCTTTGCGGGTAAGTTCATATTCTTGTTAAAATTTGCAAAAAAGATTCGATTTTTACATAAGAAATGGTACAGACGGTTAATTACACGAATGCTATATTTGATTTATGCAAAAGTAATCTTGAATGTTCTCTTGTTGTTTGGGTCTAGGTTATAGACGAAAGCCTGTCTGAAGAGGAGATTGTTGGTTTGAGAGAGATGTTCAGAGAAAAAGATAAGGTGGATAAAGATACTATGCTCGATAGGATGTCACAAATTGAAGCTATGTTAACAAGTACAATTCGAAGATAGGCTACAAACACTTGTTTTTAAAAGTTTCGATGTTTATCATATTAGGATAATTTTAGTTATCTGATGTTTTAGTTGGTATTGCTATTAGAATGTTTTATATGCTTTTTATACATAgatgttttatataattttgggTTTTTGTGATCTTATTAGACTTTAATATACTTTTGTAATTTTATTGATATGTTATTTTTATGAAAAAAGCAgggaaaaatgaaaaatcaatttgAATCGAAAACCAATATTTAAGCAATCACAAAATGGTAGCAAATAATTCAACAAGTTCGTTAAATGCTACCGATTTTCAATGAAAATGGTGGTTAAATGGTGGCAAATGCTtggtggctaaatggtggcaatatcaAACGGTGGCAATAAAGTGGCAAAAAATTGGTCACAACTCTGTAGCAAACAAGGCGGATCGTAGCAAACAAGAAGCGGTGGCAAataattttgaccaattttgtggTGGCAAAAATAAGGTGGCAAAATATAAAAATGGTGGCTATTTGGTGGCATTAGGGCAATTGACACGGGTGTTTTTGTCACCGTATTTTCGGTGGCAAAGTGGTGACAACAAGGAAATTGCTACCATTTTGTAACAAAAAATTATATGACAAAAACCATGTTTTCTAGTAGTGACTTGATAGCCATAATCTGCAAATATGTCATATGGTACAGCGCAACAGAACAGTAACAGAATAAAcccaaataaaccataatgtacataaatactacTAGTCCAAACAAAGACACAACATAAAGTAAAGAGTTTTAAAATACAATATAATCCGAGGGTGTTCGAAATAGTAtgcaaaaagaacacccgaaataacaAGTACTAATAATAACCATAAAAACCACCAAGGGAAATCACCACCAACTCCTACTCGTCGTCGCCGTCATCGTCTCTCGTGAAGGATGGGCCCGCACCACCATAACCAGgcgggttccacggtgggaactatGGAGGGTGCTGgaagtagtcgggatatgcatggtgcatctccccgaataagtacgaaaacccggcactcaccccctggtataagcTCTCCTGGCCCTGCCTCAACTGATCCTGCGTGGCtctgagctgatcctgactagcccggatctggtcctggctggTCCTAATCTGATCGATGTATGCACCATGCTGTTCCTGCGTGacacgcatctgctggaactgctgataaaactCAGGCCAGTCCTGGTGCTGATAGAACTCATGGTGCTGCGGCTGGTGTGGCGGTGTCTGGTGTGGCGGTGTGTGTGGCTGGTGCTGCTCCTGCATCTCtacatcttcttcctcttcttctgcTGGGAGTGGgggtaacgggtcccagacctcgttattcagccccctcaacctatccccgtgATCAGTCTCGACAATAACCCCCATCGCCTTCAGCGACCTGATGTCAACATGCACTCCCTCAGTAATCAGGGTGAGACTCTGAAGTACCTCGTCAGTCATGAGGTGTTCGTTGTATGCAATTTCGGTCACATAttgaccgccatgtatctgactgttAGGGGTCCTTCCTGAGCTcttcacaaagtattcagccatacGCGCCGCTAAATTAATTGGCGCCTTCTCCACCAATGCGTAAAGAAAAATCagatctggtgttggacagttacaAGACTATCCATGCGCCCGCATAtagtgtggctaaacacatggtgcatcacCCGCACCAGAGGGTCTTTAAGTCGTGAGGCTTTTGACATTCTTGGGTTGTATGGGTCCCCAACAGCATTTGCAGCCCAAAACTCATCCCTTGCTGCATCAGACGGGAAGGTGAACTGCTCTGTGAAGACACTGGcatcatccatgtcttccctagtgTAAATACCGAGTCTCCTTCCCAGacgaccaaccgaccaccggTGCCATTTACCACACAATCGGAAAGCTATccgctccttgtggcggaatttgggtctTCACGCAGCAACTGGCTTTTCATAAGCATATGATGCAAAGAACTCTATGGTAAGCTCCAAGTACACGGGTCGGTTGCAACCTATCAGATTTATAAGTGGACGactcatcatattttctaaacgGTCGTATTGATTAAGTTCTTGCATAACTTCCCAATCAAGCCATCTAGGGACTCCGAATTGCCCCCTCCGGGCCCATAACTCGTCTCTTTTAGGAATGCACAAAGCTTCACGCTCGTTGTTAGGATCGAACTGTAGGAAGGGATGATCCATCTGTAATGGGGAACATTGTTAGAAAGACAGAAACAGGAGAAAATGGAATTGAAAACAGCCGAGCAGCAAATTATGAAGCTTCTGTCCAACTGATCTGGGCATCCGGCACGGGCGTGCGgcgatatgcacggtcgtgcatcaccgACGAAGTGCACCATCTGCCCAGCAAACTCGGAAACGCACGGCGTGCGAACATCGGAACGACCGTGCAATTCCGAACCAACATCAGAAGCAGTGAACACCCGGAAAGGCACGACCGTTCCATACACGAACGACCGTGCAACGCCGATTCTGCAGTATTTCGAACCCCTGATCTAATAACAGCCTGATTTTTCGCAAATTTCAACAAGTATTGGGCTAACAGGGGTCGGAATCACAATCGGGTGTTCACGATACTTTGATTCAACAaaggttagggtttcgatttgtttatgaagagaaccctaataaATCCCTTGTTGAATCGGAGGAAATCTACCTAGaaagcaagaaaacaagaaatctaacactagagacgtaccgtgcgaagttggGTGCGAGATCGTGCGAAAAACCGTGCGATTTGGTGTAAAAATCGCTCTGGAACGGCTGCAGTTGCTAGGGTTCGCGAATGAGGGGTTTTGCAGCAGATGAAGGTATATATAATGTGCAAAATGGCAAAAATGCCCTCAGCATGCCGCACGGTCGTTCGccgtttggcacggtcgtgcgaatcCGACGACTCTCATTTTCCTCGGTGATGCACCGAGGGTGCGACCCATCGTGCCGGAACCTCgaaaacgcacggtcgtgcgaatcCTGGCACGGgcgtgcatcagctgcagatcagaatttcCTGCAGAAGCtatttccagcaactgttttggccgtttttcgccattttttcgaCACACCAACTGTTCTAACAATGTTGCAACATAGAACCCTCGCTCGGCACgaatagaaactgtacaaacaaacggaaactacctaactaacctaaattacgctaaaactataaaaacataaaaatggacaattttacccctatagcgccaaagacgctcctgctacatttttgtcggcgagtcagtagcgtagactcatgctaaatttttttcgacgagtcgatagcaagactccaagctaaaactagaaaataaatcctaaatgactaaactacccctaaagcgcaaaatacgctcttgctgcatttttgatccacgagtcagcagcgtagactccctcctccccacacttatgatgtgtgcggggtttggagctcaatgacctccatcaccgactctgtcggcccggcaacgtataacttcaagcgatgcccatttactttgaaaataacgccgtccgcgttctctattgcaacagtcccatacggaaatacctctttaaccgtgtatgggcctgtccaacgtgaatggagCTTTtcgggaaataagcgcaaccgcgagttgtaaagaaggacaagatcgcccgcttggaattctttgtggtccttcaagcgtttatcatgcaatctcttcgtgcgctccttgtacaacacggagttctcataagcgcgctgtcgcaactcttccaactcgtgaatctggaggaaccgggcttcacctccggcttttaggtccagatttgcggtctttagcgcccacatcgctttatgttccagctcaaccggtaaatggcatgcctttccgtaaacaagcctaaagggagtagtcctaataggcgtcttgtaagccgtacggaaggcccacaacgcttcatcaagcttatctgaccaatccttgcggtttgcacctactgaccgctcaaggattcttttcagcccccggttcgtgacttccacctgcccgcttgtctgtggatgatagggcgtggatagacggtgatgcacaccgtaacgggacaaggctctctcgagctgagtattgcaaaaatgcgtccctctgtcactgataagcgctttcggagcgccgaaccgggcaaataagcttttcaaaaatctcacgaccaccctggcatcattggtgggcaaggcctgtgcctccgcccacttcgatacatagtcaaccgcgaccaggatgtacttattacctcgtgaggggggaaatggtcccatgaagtctatcccccagatatcaaagacttcacaaacctgaatccaggtctgaggcatttcatcacgtgccgatatatttgtcgctctctggcaagcatcgcacgctctaacccaactttgcgcatcacgaaatatagtaggccaataaaacccggagtccaacactttcttggcggtaaagttggctccatggtggcctccggtaggtccctcgtgacagtggcgcagaatatcggtcgcctctttccctgaaacacatctcctaattacctgatcagcaccaacccgaaacaagtaaggttcatcccaaatgtagtgcttgacatccgaaaagaatttcctcttttgctggtgagtcaaccctttaatcagaatcccgcaagcaaggtagttcgcaaggtcagcgaaccatggcgactcatcgcatatctcaacactcatcaaagactcgtgtgggaagttgtcatttatggaatcccaacgcgcgtccacgatgtctccatgctctaaccgagatagatggtttgccgctacattcaacgcaccctttttatcttgaatctcaatatcaaactcctgcagcaacaagatccacctgatcagacgtggcttagcgtcctgcttgctgaagagatatcggatggctgcatgatcagtatacacaacggttttcgaaagcaccaagtacgatctaaatttgtcaaatgcgaaaacgaccgccaagagctctttttcagtcgtggtataatgctcttgagcgtcgtgaagagttttgctcgcataatagatcgggtgaaagtgcttttctctcttttgaccaagaacggcccctatggcgtaatcactcgcgtcgcacataatctcaaacggcaaactccagtccggtgcaactaaaataggggcctcaatcaacttttgcttgagaaggtcaaaggctctcaagcaatcatctccgaatatgaacggagcgtctttctccaacagacgggtcatgggtctggcgatttttgaaaaatctttaatgattcgccgatagaacccggcatgaccgagaaagctccgtatcgctctaacagaggtgggaggcggaagtcgtgaaatgatatccactttggctggatcgacctccataccagcatgcgaaatcttgtgtcccagaactatgccctccttcaccatgaagtggcatttctcccagttcaggaccagattcgtctcctcacacctcttcaacatctttctcaaattttccaagcagtgatcgaaggaatcc from Helianthus annuus cultivar XRQ/B chromosome 7, HanXRQr2.0-SUNRISE, whole genome shotgun sequence includes the following:
- the LOC110918944 gene encoding uncharacterized protein LOC110918944, producing MSRSGQPPDLKKVYGQATTEDWTDGYFVEVGMLIGGSWLKWWIQVASAMSNLGLFEAKMSSDAFQLLGMSEIGMLPSVFASRSKFGTPTISILCSATSVIFLSWMSFQEILELLNFLYAIGMLFEFAAFIKLRLKKPDLHRPYKVPLKTFSATLLCVPPAFLLVLVMCLASARTFLLSSDRCQIFTDVVGSPYCVAPDVLLKPYGPETDVWTAGVILYILLSGVPPFWAETQQGIFDAVLKGYIVFESDPWPLIYDSAKDLIRKMLCSRPSDRLTAHEVLCHPWICENGVAPDRALDPAVLSRLKQFSAMNKLKKMALRVIDESLSEEEIVGLREMFREKDKVDKDTMLDRMSQIEAMLTSTIRR